A region of the Etheostoma cragini isolate CJK2018 unplaced genomic scaffold, CSU_Ecrag_1.0 ScbMSFa_3943, whole genome shotgun sequence genome:
gacaaagagagacaaagagagacagtgagagagagagagagagagagagagataaagaaagagagagatagttatagacagagagagacagagagagagagagagagagatatagacaaagagagacaaagagagacagtgagagagacaaagagagagagagacataggcagagagagaaagagagagagagagagagagacagagagagacaaagagagagagaacctttggctataaaaagacattttccatAAAAACGTTGTATTCTTGTCTGTCCTGCAGCTCCTCCGAAGATCCTGTCTCTGTCGGTGGAGGGCAGCGAGCAGACCGGGTACCGGGCTCTGTGCCGGGTCCAGGGCTCGCCGCTGCCAGACGTCCAGTGGCTCGGCCCGGACGAGCTGCTGGAGGGGTCCCCGGTGGTCCCGGTGGTCCCGGTGGTCCCGGTGGTCCCGCTGGCCCAGGGCGCCGGGGCCCACTACCACACGGTCAGCCAATTGCGGGACGTGGCGCC
Encoded here:
- the LOC117940985 gene encoding sialic acid-binding Ig-like lectin 15 — translated: PPKILSLSVEGSEQTGYRALCRVQGSPLPDVQWLGPDELLEGSPVVPVVPVVPVVPLAQGAGAHYHTVSQLRDVAPGRQYTCSASNPLGREQATLYVVPPPPPPHAAGTSPPLIVLVAVSLGAKVVLLGGIGVWMVQGGALQRVSCSWK